From a region of the Streptomyces venezuelae genome:
- a CDS encoding DUF317 domain-containing protein, protein MSKRQQWTGWAQAQQAQQHYLVEPRYLAGGGDLRHVTEFLRASGWKDITRSSGTMLAFDSSDQMVRVAYQAPGGWQVHGAAHGHQPAWQVTLTPQTPVEIVAGLTDALTKPRSAHAPNVWAPLTEKSWSMQQDDYFVAQSPDRHAVVQYVQPGGDGSQNHWWVGARNEHGPVWNAQATASTPLHLVQSLTTALADPEPVMRPLGHVPLSNRIRVTSVSVMPDQLGAWQQARISAARAAAWSHNWVSSRARTGSKASGYARTR, encoded by the coding sequence TTGAGCAAGAGACAGCAGTGGACCGGCTGGGCCCAGGCTCAGCAGGCGCAGCAGCACTACCTGGTCGAGCCCCGCTACCTGGCCGGCGGTGGAGACCTGCGCCACGTCACCGAGTTCCTGCGCGCGTCGGGGTGGAAGGACATCACCCGCAGCTCCGGCACGATGCTCGCCTTCGACTCGTCCGACCAAATGGTGCGCGTCGCCTATCAGGCGCCGGGCGGCTGGCAGGTCCACGGGGCCGCGCACGGACATCAGCCGGCCTGGCAGGTCACCCTGACCCCGCAGACCCCGGTGGAGATCGTGGCGGGCCTGACCGATGCTCTGACCAAGCCGCGTTCGGCGCACGCCCCGAACGTGTGGGCGCCGCTCACCGAGAAGTCGTGGAGCATGCAGCAGGACGACTACTTCGTCGCCCAGAGCCCCGACCGGCATGCCGTCGTGCAGTACGTCCAACCCGGCGGTGACGGCAGCCAGAACCACTGGTGGGTCGGCGCCCGCAACGAGCACGGACCTGTGTGGAACGCGCAGGCCACCGCGAGCACCCCGCTGCACCTGGTGCAGTCCCTGACCACGGCCCTGGCCGACCCGGAGCCGGTGATGCGCCCGCTCGGGCACGTCCCGCTCAGCAACCGCATCCGCGTCACCTCCGTGTCCGTCATGCCCGACCAGCTCGGCGCCTGGCAGCAGGCCCGCATCTCCGCCGCCCGCGCCGCAGCCTGGAGCCACAACTGGGTCTCCTCCCGCGCCCGCACCGGCTCCAAGGCGTCCGGCTACGCAAGGACCCGATGA
- a CDS encoding relaxase/mobilization nuclease, whose amino-acid sequence MIIAIHSRDVTAEEALAEALGREISMAEGLTTEPGGTVVAHSNRLDHYTDAGETWSSATWADHLADPSLEHPLASGPDGDRRAILHVTAHMHPLDRELSHAEWSEIGYRIARVAGIAPPGDDQACQWIAVQAQPGRLDVIANLIRLDGTWSAPPRRLLQTLVAEARKIEADLLLHSSHRQDSARQDPMTGLEHVVAPRVPTATGPLAGILRQLAAEQSGPIAAVRQLVEEVGRQAASLPGDQTDAAARDLFWAARRLYGLQEQLGEIASRLQPPAPPAALAPARPVQAPAASRVAAR is encoded by the coding sequence ATGATCATTGCAATCCACTCCCGTGACGTGACCGCCGAGGAAGCCCTCGCCGAGGCGCTCGGACGGGAGATCAGCATGGCCGAGGGCCTGACCACCGAGCCCGGCGGCACGGTGGTGGCCCACTCGAACAGGCTGGACCACTACACCGACGCGGGCGAGACCTGGAGCTCGGCAACGTGGGCCGACCATCTCGCCGACCCGTCGCTGGAGCACCCGCTCGCCTCCGGGCCCGACGGCGACCGGCGCGCAATCCTCCACGTCACCGCGCACATGCATCCGCTGGACCGGGAGCTGAGCCACGCCGAGTGGTCCGAGATCGGATACCGGATCGCCCGTGTCGCCGGTATAGCGCCACCCGGAGACGACCAGGCATGCCAGTGGATCGCGGTCCAGGCCCAGCCCGGCCGCTTGGACGTGATTGCCAACCTCATCCGCCTCGACGGCACCTGGAGTGCCCCGCCCCGACGCCTCCTGCAGACCCTGGTCGCCGAGGCACGGAAAATCGAGGCCGACCTCCTCCTGCATTCCAGCCACCGGCAGGACTCCGCACGCCAGGACCCGATGACCGGCCTGGAGCACGTAGTCGCCCCGCGGGTGCCGACCGCGACCGGCCCTCTCGCGGGAATCCTGCGGCAGCTCGCCGCCGAGCAGTCCGGCCCGATCGCCGCCGTGCGACAGCTCGTGGAGGAGGTCGGCCGGCAGGCCGCCTCGCTGCCCGGCGACCAAACCGACGCCGCCGCACGGGACTTGTTCTGGGCGGCCCGTCGCCTGTACGGGCTGCAGGAGCAGCTGGGCGAGATCGCCTCCCGACTCCAGCCTCCCGCGCCTCCGGCCGCCCTTGCGCCGGCCCGGCCGGTACAGGCGCCTGCCGCATCGCGGGTGGCGGCCCGGTGA
- a CDS encoding glycosyltransferase family 2 protein gives MERTPEKSLSAAQITVVIATQLRPERLPYLQEMHASLTRQTVPWEAVLVLDGADPALVPAPVTADPRVRVLALPRPVGAACARNLGLNEVRTEFVNWADDDDVFPDWSLGVRLETFTDELGWVAGYSEDWLPDGSRRLWECPAPPGYHAAGDVVTYWPRPHDTIPVGPTTILARTRLVRAAGGMGGLVQGEDYMATVGVTALAPGVLLPLPVYRYRKHAGQMTRGEQYEELELAARRHAHAFGHGLRNALTSRT, from the coding sequence ATGGAACGCACTCCGGAGAAGTCCCTGTCCGCCGCGCAGATCACCGTCGTCATCGCCACCCAACTCCGCCCCGAGCGCCTGCCCTACCTGCAGGAGATGCACGCCAGCCTCACCCGGCAGACCGTGCCCTGGGAGGCAGTCCTCGTCCTCGACGGCGCCGACCCCGCCCTCGTGCCGGCCCCGGTCACCGCCGACCCCCGGGTCCGGGTCCTCGCCCTGCCCCGGCCGGTCGGCGCCGCCTGCGCCCGCAACCTCGGCCTGAACGAGGTCCGCACCGAATTCGTGAACTGGGCCGACGACGATGACGTCTTCCCCGACTGGAGCCTGGGCGTACGCCTGGAGACCTTCACCGACGAGCTCGGGTGGGTCGCCGGATACAGCGAGGACTGGCTGCCCGACGGCTCCCGCCGTCTGTGGGAATGCCCGGCCCCGCCCGGCTACCACGCCGCCGGCGACGTGGTGACGTACTGGCCCCGGCCGCACGACACCATCCCCGTCGGGCCGACGACCATCCTGGCCCGCACCCGCTTGGTCCGCGCGGCCGGCGGCATGGGCGGCCTCGTTCAGGGCGAGGACTACATGGCGACCGTCGGCGTCACCGCGCTGGCCCCCGGCGTGCTGCTCCCGCTGCCCGTCTACCGGTACCGCAAGCACGCTGGGCAGATGACCCGCGGCGAGCAGTACGAGGAGCTGGAGCTGGCCGCCCGCCGCCATGCCCACGCGTTCGGGCACGGCCTGCGCAACGCCCTCACCAGCCGGACGTGA
- a CDS encoding DUF6238 family protein has translation MSPDDRSDALPTSDAHPYLRAATAGLRHHTRTLTAQTAASESARPADRPHLDSLHAHLTALHRLLDQIAERTRPERPASGRHLATAHARLWQAADAVHTAFHLLPAPAPGGSDCHPERLPEGPPVLTICQRHLAASHAIRRKTTAADLATPAS, from the coding sequence TTGTCACCTGACGACCGCAGCGACGCCCTCCCCACGAGCGACGCCCACCCGTATCTGCGGGCGGCCACCGCCGGCCTGCGCCACCACACGCGCACCCTCACCGCACAGACTGCCGCCAGCGAGAGCGCCCGGCCCGCCGACCGGCCTCACCTCGACAGCCTGCACGCCCACCTCACCGCCCTGCACCGGCTGTTGGACCAGATCGCTGAACGCACCCGGCCCGAGCGTCCCGCCTCCGGACGGCACCTGGCCACCGCCCACGCCCGCCTCTGGCAGGCAGCCGACGCCGTCCACACAGCCTTCCACCTGCTGCCCGCACCGGCCCCCGGCGGCAGCGACTGCCACCCCGAGCGACTCCCGGAGGGCCCGCCGGTACTGACCATCTGCCAGCGCCACCTGGCCGCCTCCCACGCCATACGGCGCAAGACCACGGCCGCCGACCTCGCCACCCCGGCGTCCTGA
- a CDS encoding SCO6880 family protein — MSSEVLPLTVKFPHRSRRGILLGLSLPQLALVSSALALLLVTVVTSGLMGAVVLAPLWITTAVLVGVRREGRSLIDWAPLVARYAQRRRSGQTVWRARPVSRPRVEGLLHLPGTTASLRVATSASGAAAVHDPHRQTLTAVAKVSSRAFALLDPATQNANVGAWGRALAGIARTGHVATVQVLERTVPDSGDSLARHWAEHGNPQAPVAGQIYSALVESAGPAAAPHEAYLAIALDLKAAKRLVSQAGGGLDGAFTVMAQTTASVAQATRTAGLTVTGWLGPREIAAVLRTAYDPASTARLQQWSSTGRAEADPAAAGPVAQVEETDRVITDSARHTTYWIENWPRTETHAGFLHNIMFSTGVRRTFSLIYAPQGIDSALRDVQRRKAAIIADASERRRRGQVESEADNVEYADVKTREKQLISGHADVALTGLLTVSADTDAHLDAACAQIETAAAGAQVDLRRLIYQQTDAFTAGALPLARNTL, encoded by the coding sequence TTGTCTTCCGAAGTTCTCCCTCTCACCGTCAAATTCCCCCACCGGTCCCGGCGCGGCATCCTGCTGGGCCTCAGCCTCCCGCAGCTCGCTCTCGTCTCCTCGGCCCTCGCGCTCCTCCTGGTCACCGTGGTGACCTCCGGCCTGATGGGCGCCGTCGTCCTGGCCCCCCTGTGGATCACCACCGCCGTCTTGGTCGGAGTACGACGCGAGGGCCGGTCGCTGATCGACTGGGCGCCGCTCGTCGCCCGCTACGCCCAGCGCCGCCGGAGTGGGCAGACGGTGTGGCGGGCCCGGCCGGTCTCCCGGCCGCGGGTCGAAGGGCTGCTCCACCTGCCCGGAACGACCGCGTCGCTGCGGGTGGCCACCTCCGCGTCAGGCGCCGCCGCCGTCCACGACCCCCACCGGCAGACCCTGACCGCCGTCGCCAAGGTCAGCTCCCGCGCCTTCGCCCTGCTCGATCCCGCCACCCAGAACGCCAACGTCGGCGCGTGGGGCCGGGCGCTCGCCGGCATCGCCCGCACCGGGCACGTCGCCACCGTCCAGGTCCTGGAGCGCACCGTCCCGGACTCCGGCGACAGCCTCGCCCGGCACTGGGCCGAGCACGGCAACCCCCAGGCACCCGTCGCCGGACAGATCTACTCCGCGCTCGTCGAATCCGCCGGCCCGGCCGCCGCCCCGCACGAGGCATACCTCGCCATCGCCCTGGACCTCAAAGCCGCCAAACGCCTGGTCAGCCAGGCCGGCGGCGGACTCGACGGTGCCTTCACCGTCATGGCGCAGACCACCGCGTCCGTCGCCCAAGCCACCCGCACCGCCGGTCTCACGGTGACCGGCTGGCTGGGCCCGCGGGAGATCGCAGCCGTGCTGCGCACCGCCTACGACCCCGCCTCCACCGCGCGCCTCCAGCAGTGGTCCTCCACCGGCCGGGCCGAGGCCGACCCGGCCGCCGCCGGCCCCGTCGCCCAGGTCGAGGAAACCGACCGGGTGATCACCGACTCCGCCCGGCACACCACCTACTGGATCGAGAACTGGCCCCGGACCGAAACCCACGCCGGATTCCTGCACAACATCATGTTCAGCACCGGTGTGCGGCGCACCTTCTCCCTCATCTACGCCCCGCAGGGGATCGACTCCGCCCTGCGAGATGTCCAGCGCCGCAAGGCCGCGATCATCGCGGACGCCTCCGAACGCCGCCGCCGCGGCCAGGTGGAATCCGAGGCGGACAACGTCGAGTACGCGGACGTCAAGACCCGCGAGAAGCAGCTGATCTCCGGGCACGCGGACGTCGCCCTGACCGGGCTGCTCACCGTCTCCGCCGACACCGACGCCCACTTGGACGCCGCCTGCGCGCAGATCGAAACGGCTGCCGCCGGCGCCCAGGTCGACCTGCGGCGCCTGATCTACCAGCAGACGGACGCCTTCACCGCCGGCGCTCTCCCGCTGGCCCGCAACACCCTCTAA
- a CDS encoding ATP-binding protein, translated as MGFCDLPVAGKLCTVGDVIDFASDPVGAIGDWMAKSAGDLAAAAADLAAKAINRTTDIDLGAGWFRDNYETILPIGLLLLVATFCAQLVRAAIKRDGQALTQAVTGTASGVLFAFCAIAFTTVALEVVDALSDGLFKASGTDMSTAVRRLVKISQIGAIAGMGWLVAVVAACASAIGMFLFWGVMMVRKVGILILVTLAVFAGAGGGWEVARRWRRGWIEATATLVVSKLLMTIIFVLGIAAMSKTEAKDGVGALADMAAGMVIMLLVLLCPYMVFKFVHWASEGTDGEQIHRAGGAGAQMARQHAENAGRKAASAAATAGTGGAAAGAGAAGGTQAAGGGGFPGDIAANPTGGMSMDKDDSGGDSSGGGFRDLMEQSGTPQTQNSTGQGGGQDSGPPSWGGAGGQQGEWSSSAPSDPMPPAHGAPSAGGSFQSTSPTGL; from the coding sequence GTGGGCTTCTGTGACCTGCCCGTCGCCGGCAAACTCTGCACGGTCGGTGACGTGATCGACTTCGCCTCCGACCCCGTCGGCGCCATCGGGGACTGGATGGCCAAGTCGGCCGGCGACCTCGCCGCCGCCGCGGCCGACCTCGCCGCGAAGGCCATCAACCGGACCACCGACATCGACCTCGGTGCCGGCTGGTTCCGCGACAACTACGAGACGATCCTGCCCATCGGCCTGCTCCTGCTGGTCGCCACCTTCTGCGCCCAGCTCGTACGCGCCGCCATCAAACGCGACGGCCAGGCCCTGACCCAGGCCGTCACCGGCACAGCCTCCGGCGTGCTGTTCGCGTTCTGCGCCATCGCCTTCACCACAGTGGCCCTCGAAGTCGTCGACGCGCTGTCCGACGGGCTGTTCAAGGCGTCGGGAACAGACATGTCCACGGCCGTGCGGCGCCTGGTGAAGATCTCGCAGATTGGGGCCATCGCGGGCATGGGCTGGCTCGTCGCCGTCGTCGCCGCCTGCGCGAGCGCGATCGGGATGTTCCTCTTCTGGGGCGTGATGATGGTCCGCAAGGTCGGCATCCTGATCTTGGTGACCCTCGCGGTCTTCGCGGGAGCCGGCGGCGGCTGGGAGGTCGCCCGCCGCTGGCGTCGCGGCTGGATCGAAGCCACCGCAACCCTCGTGGTGTCGAAGCTGTTGATGACGATCATCTTCGTGCTCGGCATCGCGGCCATGAGCAAGACCGAAGCCAAGGACGGCGTCGGCGCCCTCGCCGACATGGCCGCAGGCATGGTCATCATGCTTCTGGTGCTGCTCTGCCCGTACATGGTGTTCAAGTTCGTCCACTGGGCGAGCGAAGGCACGGACGGTGAGCAGATTCACCGAGCCGGCGGTGCGGGTGCCCAGATGGCCCGCCAGCACGCCGAGAACGCCGGACGCAAGGCCGCTTCCGCAGCAGCCACTGCGGGCACCGGCGGCGCGGCAGCCGGGGCCGGGGCCGCGGGCGGCACCCAGGCCGCAGGCGGCGGAGGCTTCCCCGGCGACATCGCCGCCAATCCCACCGGCGGAATGTCCATGGACAAGGACGACTCCGGCGGCGACAGCTCCGGCGGCGGCTTCCGTGACCTCATGGAGCAGTCCGGCACCCCGCAGACCCAGAACAGCACGGGGCAGGGCGGCGGTCAGGACAGCGGTCCGCCGAGCTGGGGCGGCGCCGGCGGCCAGCAGGGCGAGTGGAGCAGCAGTGCTCCCTCCGATCCGATGCCTCCGGCCCACGGAGCCCCCTCCGCAGGTGGCAGCTTCCAGTCCACCTCGCCGACCGGCCTGTAA
- a CDS encoding DUF6112 family protein, translating to MSERLTLLAYDPGVSPKGGGLPGLEVLRTVVNSINLFGIVAVVGALAVSLGVWAWGHHSGGHQAEANGKKGAVVSAGAALGLGAANGIVAFFSALGSQVH from the coding sequence CTGTCCGAACGCCTGACCCTGCTTGCCTACGATCCGGGGGTCTCACCCAAGGGCGGCGGCCTGCCCGGCCTCGAAGTCCTGCGCACCGTCGTCAACTCGATCAACCTCTTCGGCATCGTCGCGGTGGTCGGCGCGCTCGCCGTCAGCCTCGGCGTGTGGGCCTGGGGCCACCACTCCGGCGGCCACCAGGCCGAAGCCAACGGCAAGAAGGGCGCGGTCGTCAGCGCCGGCGCCGCCCTCGGCCTGGGCGCGGCCAACGGCATCGTCGCGTTCTTCAGCGCCCTCGGCTCGCAGGTCCACTGA